Genomic window (Arachis hypogaea cultivar Tifrunner chromosome 13, arahy.Tifrunner.gnm2.J5K5, whole genome shotgun sequence):
CTGTATGTTGTTGTAGATACTAATCCTGCACTTGGGCACCCAATTGAGTACATATGCCTTGATAAGGACGAGCCAGCTATTTGCAAATATTGTGGCCTACGTTATTATCAGGATCATCATCATTAGGAAAATGCTGTCTACAAGTATTCTGGTCTGTATTTTGGTGGTTGCTGCTGAACAATATTTTTTATGCTGGTAAAATGTTTCCCGACTAAATGCTACAAGGATACTTCTTTGTTAcaatatgttaaataaaaaaaatacaaggtTGTTCATGTCACTATCTGCTAGTAGTGATGGGATGCTGTCACTTTGTGATTTGCAGAGCTATTTAATTTGCTTAAGAATGGACGTACATTTTCATTCAGTGATCAATTTTTCATCTTGTGATTCCTAGGTTGGGAAAAGCTCCTATGGTGGGTTAAAAAAGTTTGTAAGAGATCTTCATGCCATTATTCACATAGCTGTAGTAATATGAAAGAATTAGGTCTCGATCACAATAGTTCCGAATTTATTACCTTATAAATTATATGAACAAACAAAATGCAAAATTCCACTATTGAATTTGTAACTCGATGATATAAATCTTGAAAATTTTATGATGCAAATATGGATTAGTTTGTTGATCCTTCATCCTCAAATGTATGCAAATAGTGTGATCACTATGTAAATGGCAAGTCATAATATTTTCAAGAAATAAAACTCAAGCTTCAAGGGCTGTATGCAACCTCCATTTATTATCCATAGCCAGGACCAGGAGAGAACAATATCGGAAGTAGTTAAAGTTGGATACGAACTATTAACGATAATTATCAGTCGGTAAAATTAAACTCGACTATACTCAAATTCCAAAATCTCCCTCTTGTCGTTGGGGATAATCAATGAATAAAATGGCGGGTCAACCCCCTTTATGTGAGCTAAAATTTGCATACAAACTAAGGCTTATACCAACAATAGAAGGGTTCATGGCACAATCTAAGATAATGAACATCCTCTCAAGCACTAGCTTTATCAGCACCTGCCAACTTTCTTCTCTGTTGATGCTCTGCAACTTTGTAATCTACCACTTCGCGGAACAGGCTTGGGTCAAGCACACAGTTCTCGCTCCCATATACAGCAGCTTGAACACTTGCCATCAGTTTTGCTATCTCCCTTCCAGAAAATCCTTCGGTTTTAGCTGCCGCTTCCTTTATGATATCATCAGTCAATCCTTTAATTTCTATCTTTTGCGGGTTTCCTTTGAACAAGCTTTGAATTGAACCCGACTTCCTCGATCCGGCTTGGGCTATGTACTTGTCCAAATAGAGCTTAAGAAGTTTAAAGCGCTCTCCTTCCCCAGGTAAGGGAAATTCCAAGACCTCGTCGATTCGATCTGCCACAGCTGAATCAAGATCACCTGGTCGATTTGTGGCAAGTGCAAGGACTATGTCTTTAGACTGGTCGCCAGTTCGGAAGAGAAGAGCATTTAGTGCACTTCTTTGTGCTTCACTCATATAGGTCTTGTTCCGCCTGCAAAGTTGATTCAGTGCAAACAATTGTCAGGAAAACAAAGATAATAACTAATAATCTCCCTCTACAAAATCTTCTGCTcacttaaaaaaagaaaaacaaaaacagcaTTCTCTTGAAAAGTGGACACATTTATGTGGCTATAGACATTAgggaaaataattaattgaagTTGGACGCAGCATTGCTTACTCGCACAGAAATGCATCGGCTTCATCAATGAAAAGCAATAAACCCTTTTTTGATTTCTTAGCCCAATCAAACAACTGGTGTATTTTTGTTACAGCCTGTGATCCCAGTGGAGCAACATCTCCTCCAGTCATCAATGCATAATCTAACCCCTACataaaattgaaagagaaacagaaaaccataattaatttaaaagggaAGAATTCCAGGGGATAAAATAATGAGCACAGAAAGTCTCAACTATTTCTTGTGACCTATGGATGAGAAAAGTAGATGATATTTAACACTTCAATAGGATGACAAATATAATTACGAGTAAAATATCATACAGATTTACGAGCCAATTCTCTAGCAGCCATTGTCTTCCCAGTTCCTGGAGGGCCATAGAAAAGCATGTTTCTGAATGGTGCTTGATGTGCTTTTGTATTTGCCGTTGCAGACGACAGCTGCTCAATCCGTTTTTGAAGTGAGGGATGCAAAATTACATCACCAAAACCATTTCCATTTTTCGAAGTTGCATCACTACGACGAGACAGGGAGCTCATGGCCCGGGAAAACACACCAGACCAAGGGTATTTCCCTCTGGATGACTCTCGGATCAATGATGGTTGTCCCAAAATCCTATCCACATATCCCCAAATAACCCGTGCACCTTCCCTGTATTGACCAAGAATGACCAGCACAAGCCATTACTTCAGTGACAGCAACTTAAAAAATCATATCACGTAAGTTATTATGAATATTACGAAGACCTAGCATGCAGATGACAGTACGTCACAAGTTACTATGAGAAAGAAGGACCATTGATGTGGAAagtgggaaaaaataaaaaataaaaacagaagtaCTTAAGGTTGATGATATCTAAAAGTGAAGGCTGTGCAATATCACAAAGGTATTAATTTAAGACCTACACCAGCTCTTAGTATTTCTGCCTTTGTGTGAGTATTATATCTAATATAAAGAGATATTTAAACATGTTTCTAAAGCTCCCAAGTCAAACTTCAAACTTCCTGATGAAGGAAAAAATATCTGTAACTACACACACAAACTGTATAGTACCAAATGCATCCACAGAGGAAAACCTTTAGCTGAAATACATACCATAGTACCTATGCTTCACATGTCAAGTTTTGGCCTTAACATTGAAGCAGAGAAAAAGATTCATCTATCATcagtaaaataataatatttgggaGTTTTTTCGTTCTTAGCTAATATATTGATAAGTGGTATCTGACAATTGACATCATGAAACCAAGGCCAAAATCCATCAGTCAACCATTCGGTGAGACAGATTGACCAGTTTAGGTTGAGTTTTAGAAAAAGAATAAACAAAGGAGCATGGTAAAGAATTTTTACTAATAACCAATAAGAACATGATTGAGCAGATGGAAACAGATGTGTAATGCATGCCATGCCAACTGTAAgcttctaaaagaaatcctaaaaggGATCATTAAATTTATGAGGAAGTAATTGCACATTCCAAGTTTGCTGAATGATCTATACCTCGTTGTGTAGACCCCAGCTGCCAGGGCAGTCACTCCACCAACTGCTACAACCAACTTGTTTTGATCTGTTAGAATGGCTTTCAATCCCCCTGCGGAAGATGTATCAAGTGTTCATGTTCGGGGTTATAAGTAGTCTATAAATCTAAAACCACAAATGCACAGAGACATTCATGCATCTGGGGGAAATGTACCTCCAATATGTTCAAAAGTAGTATTGATGGCAGCGACCCATTTTTCTCGCTCTGCATTAGCACGATCTACTAGCATTCGCCTGTTGACCTCTTCAGCTAGCTTTGCTTCATGTGCTCTTCCTTCTGCTTCTGCCATAGCCCTTACTCTGATTGTTTCACGTTCGATCTCAGCCTTCTCTCTTTCAGTTTGCCTCCGTTGTGCTTGAATCTGTTCTTCTGTTGCACGTCGAGCTTGCTCCTGTCTGATTGAtgattcttcttgcatttttactaACTCTTGATTCCTAGCTCTCTGGTACTCATTTTCTGCCtgacaataacaataaaataatgaGAAACATTGCATCACCACATAAAATAAACACATATAAATTCCCCGAATTTCAGAAGGTTTAATACCTGCATCCTCTTCCTTGCCAATTCATCCTCATATTTAGCAATCTGGGATTTAGTTTGTGCTTGATGCTGGGCTAACTTTTTTTGTTCATCATATATAATCCTTTGTCTCTCCTGCGATGcaagcaaataacaaaataaacacaAAACAAAGAGCAAAGCAAAAAGATTAAACATGAATATTCAACTATCATAGACAACTTCAGTTTACTATACCTAAACATTAATCAttccaattaaaataaaataaaataaactagaaCACGTCACGATGATCAACCTACAATTTCGTGTTGTGCTTTCATTTCCTTAAACTCTGCCACCTTTGCAGCCAATTCAGCTTGCTTTGTCTCCTCTTGTTTTTTTATAACATCAAAAACCTTTTTTTTAAGACAAAAAACACACCATATCAATTACATAAACAAGTACATAAAAGCcagattaaaataacaaaaagggCATTATAACAAACACCCCCAGTGCAAAGTCCGAACCTTTTTGCCATGAGGAGATGAGGAAATCTCCTTGAGTGCCTTGACACCTCTCTCCAGAGCCTCAGGATCAAACCCAGCAGAAGTGGTCCTAGGATGGTCATTTCGAACCttaggcggcggcggcggcgccTCCGGCGGCGATTTTCCATCGGAAGGAGGAGGCGGTTGTGGCGGTTGTTGGGGAAGGTTGGTGAAGGGAAAGTTAAAAGGGCCATCAGCATAAGAAGCAGTGTGGCTTTGAGAGAAACCAGCTGCGGCTGCTATGGCTGACAACAAACCCGCCGCATAGGTTGTTTTCGCCATTTTGTTCGATAATTCGGAAAATGAGAATGAAAAGCAAAAAGGGAGAAGAAGGTTTAACACAAAAAGATGAGGTTTTTAAGTGTTAGCTTCCATGGGAATGAAAAAAGAAGAGAGCTTTCGGTTTTTCATTTCAGGGGTTTTGGTAGGGTTTCCGAGTTTTTGCTTTTCTTGCACAGCAAACACGGAGTGGCGGGTAAGGATTCGGTTTGGGTTTGGGGATCCGACCCGATCATGGCTTAACAAACCTTAAACATGTTACAAGACCTAATtgacaaaaggaaaaaaaattcacCAACTAACATTTAAAATCTATTAAACTGTGAATTTTGGGTGGATTCATTTATTGTAAAATTCTACAAAAAAGTGTTATTTTTGTTGTGATATGGATGACCACGTAGACTCACCTTCTCAATATTGAAGGAATcattctcaagagagaatggatTTAATGAGGTTTGAAAAAGCTAGTTTTgtatgcctataaaaggatgtACGGGCAAAAGGaataaacaacaataacaacagaacaaaaatattattcttccttccttttcatacaaataaatcaatcctctttTATGCAATCAAATACCCTTCTCCTTATATTACtattacaattctttctcttcttttattttataagtattttaaattctattttctattactctttacatataatattaatagcaatattaaccatctttattatattgagatagtatcaaatgcaaatctctctctctttatttttaatactttttcttatctttgtatatatatacacaatacaacatataatattattatatatatatatatatataataattattgagctaattatattaataatagagtcttctatttatacatctttattatatatatatatatatcttttatttcacaacacgttatcagcacgagactctgatcaaatttttaggaagactcaggtaacaaattttcattatgtcgaagctctctcatcttaaattcaatgctcttgatatatctggaaacaattatttatcatggatattagatgctgaaatccatcttgattcaatggatcttggagataccattaaggctgaaaataatgcatcccagaaggataaagctaaagccatgatttttctccgtcgtcatcttgacgaaggattgaaaaatgaatatcttacattaaaagatcctgcagatctttggaaagaccttgaagaaaggtataatcatcagaaaacggtgatacttcctcaggcccggtatgaatggacgcatttgcgtttacaagattttaaatctataaatgaatataattctgcaatgttccgaatcacctcacgaatgaaattgtgtggagaaaaaataactgatcatgatatgttggaaaaaactttctcaaccttccatgcctcgaatgtgctcctgcagcagcagtatcgagagaaaggatttaaaaaatattctgagttaatttcttgccttcttgttgctgaacgcaacaatgagttgttattgaaaaatcatgaagcgcgcccagctggcgctaccccatttcctgaagtaaatgtggcaaattaccccagaagaggtaaatggcaaggttttaacaataagaaaaattatggaaggaaaaagaattatgttcaaaagagaggatctcaccagaagtgggacaaagaaaggaatatcgggcagaataaatcaaccgaggagaagtgtttccgttgtggtggaaagggccattggtcacgtacctgtcgtaccccaaggcacctagtcgatctttaccaggcatctttgaaaaagaacgacaaaggaaaggaaacaaattttgtttcaaatgatgctgagaactccaccactcattatgatgtatctgatttctttgaggatcctgaaggaaatattggtcatttgatcaatgatggaatagtttaatctgtgggattgtgaagtatatatgtaaataaataatgtaaagaacttattgttaagttttattttctatgtatttaagtttcaaatgtgatgtacataaataatgaaatattaatatttatgaattttgaaattattaattgtgtcaaattttaaaataaaatttcagcatatgacattattttatgtacagtgtttcttagaaaaataattctgatcaagtattcaatttaactatgcatactactcattttattattatttgtttttgaagaatggcaaggatatgtaatgaagatgtatgccttgcggataatgcaagttcacacactattctcaaaagtgatatatattttacccatcttgtgccaaaagagtaatatgttaacactattattggctcaggcaatgtgatagaaggctccggaagagctataattttgtttcctggaggaacaaaatttataataaataatgcactattatctaccaagtctctgagaaacttgttgagtttcaaagatattcgccgaaatggatatcatgttgagacgatgaatgaggaaaatcatgagtatttatgtatcacaactcatgattcaaataagaaagttatattagaaaaattaccctcactttcatctgggttgtattataccaagattagtgcaattgaatcacatgccattgtaaaccagaagtttactagctcaaatgagttcataacttggcacgaccgattgggtcatccgggaacaaccatgatgaggagaattattgaaaactctcatggacattcactaaagaaccagaagattcttaaatctagtgaattttgttgtgctgcatgttctcaagggaagttaattttaaggccatcaccagtaaagattggatttgagtcccctgaattcctagaaaggattcaaggtgatatatgtgggcctattcatccaccatgtggatcttttagatattttatggtcctaatagacgcatcttcgagatggtcacatgtgtgcttattatcttctcgcaacctggcgtttgcgagattactggctcaaattattcgattaaaagcacaatttccagaaaatccaatcaaagcaattcgtcttgataatgctggtgaatttacttcccaagcttttgatgcttattgtatggctaatggaataagtgttgaacatccagtagcttatgttcacacacaaaatgggttagcagaatcacttattaagcgcctccaattaattgctagacccttgcttatgagaacaaatctcccaacctcggtttgggggcatgctattttacataccgcagcacttattcgtttgaggccaacgagttatcatcaattctctcctatacaattagcttttggccagcagccaaatgtttcccatttaagaatatttgggtgtgcgatatatgttcccattgcaccacctaatcgcaccaaaatgggaccccaaagaaaattggggatatatgttggatatgattctccctctatagtgaggtatcttgagatacaaactggtgatgtgtttaaagcccggtttgccgattgtcattttgatgaatcaaaatttccaacattagggggagagaataagtttcctgaaaaggaacttaattggaatgcatcatcgttgatgcatttagatcctcgatcagcgcaatatgaactagaagttcaaaagattgtacatttgcaaagaatagcaaatgaattgcctgatgcattttccgatacaaagaggataaccaaatcttatataccagcggaaaatgccccaattcgaattgatgtcccagtaggacaagtagctacTGAAgcgaattcacgccagaagcgtggcagggcggaaaatgtcccaattcgaattgatgtcccactAGGAaaaatagccactgaagcaaatacacgccagaagcgtggcaggcctgtcggttctaaAGAtagaaatcctcgaaagagaaaagaggtaaatactattcctgttgaaaaagacatagtagagacacccgcagttgtccaaaattctgatataatgccagaagacgttcaggtacctgaaaattgtgaaaatgacgagatctcgataaattatgtctttacaggagagaaatgggaccgaaataagacaattgtcaatgaaatatttgcatataatgtggcattagatatcatgcatgaaagtaaggatcttgagccaagatcagtcgaagaatgtcgacaaagaagtgattggccaaaatgggaagcagccatgaaggctgaattagactcacttgcaaaacgtgaagtctttggacctgtagtccgtacacctgcagatgtaaaacctgttggatacaaataGGTATTTgtaagaaaacaaaatgagaaaaatgaagttgtgcgctataaagcccgacttgtggcacaaggtttttcacaaaggcccggtatagattatgaagaaacgtattctccagtagtggatgcgataacattgcgttatttggtcagtttatctgcatatcataaactgcatatgcatttaatggatgtggtaacagcctatttatacggctcattagatcgggatatctatatgaaagtccccgaaggactaaagatatctaaaccatccaatgaatattcgcaagggttatactcagtcaaattgcaaagatctttatatggtctaaagcaatctggacgaatgtggtataatcgtcttattgagtatctggccaaaaacggtttcaagaatgatgatatatgcccgtgtgttttcataaagaaaactgcttctggattcattataattgctgtgtacgttgatgatttaaatatcattgggactcctgaagagattccaacaattataaaaattctaaaggaagagtttgagatgaaagatcttggaagaactaaattttgtctcggcctgcagatcgagcatataaaaagtgggatctttattcatcaaacaacatacacagaaaagatcttgaaaagattttatatggataagtcacatccattaagtaccccaatgattgtaagatctttagatgtgaaaaaggatcaattccgtcctaaagaagaaaatgaagatatccttggtcctgaagtaccatatcttagtgccattggagcgctaatgtatcttgctaataatacgcgacctgacatatcttttgctgtgaatttactagcaagatatagttcctctccaatcagaagacattggagtggaatcaaacaaatctttcgatatcttcatgggacggttgatatgggtttgttttatccctatggatctaagtcacaattagttggctatgcagatgctggatacttgtctgatccacataaagggagatctcaaacaggatacctgttcacatatggtggtacagctatatcatggaggtccacgaaacaaacgattgcagcaacctcctctaatcatgctgaaatactggcgattcatgaagctagtcgcgagtgtttttggctaaggagtttgattcaatatattatgtcatcatgtggactgattgatcataagatagctccaactgtcctgtttgaagataatacagcatgcattgctcaacttaaaggcggatacatcaaaggtgatagaacaaagcatatttctcccaaattctttttcactcatgaccttcaaaatcaagggacaattgatgtccaacagatccgttcaagtgacaatctggcagatttattcacaaagtcactcccgaaatcctcctttgaaagattggtacatgagattgggatgcgtcgatttcgagatattaaatgatgtcgacaagagggggagactgtactctttttaccttggtcaggttttttcccattgggtttttcttgacaaggtttttaatgaggcagtccccatcactaaaggatattgtactctttttccttcactaaagttttttttcccactgggtttttctttagtaaggttttaacgaggcaataatcctgaatggtcatccaagggggagtgttgtgatatgGATGACCACGTAGACTCACCTTCTCAATATTGAAGGAATcattctcaagagagaatggatTTAATGAGGTTTGAAAAAGCTAGTTTTgtatgcctataaaaggatgtACGGGCAAAAGGaataaacaacaataacaacagaacaaaaatattattcttccttccttttcatacaaataaatcaatcctctttTATGCAATCAAATACCCTTCTCCTTATATTACtattacaattctttctcttcttttattttataagtattttaaattctattttctattactctttacatataatattaatagcaatattaaccatctttattatattgagatagtatcaaatgcaaatctctctctctttatttttaatactttttcttatctttgtatatatatacacaatacaacatataatattattatatatatatataataattattgagctaattatattaataatagagtcttctatttatacatctttattatatatatatatatcttttatttcacaacaatttttaaacacacaaaaaatacatttttaattaGTCACAAATAAAATCACCTATATATAGTGTTATTATACATGTATTATTTTACAAAACTATAATGCCATATAGTTAGACAAATAAAtggttattttttttaccaaattaagtAATCACTACTTCCTACtttttgtatattaaaaaaaagatttaatgaTGCTGAAGTGAAAAACATTCTTCGAATATAAAAATGTGTTGGTAAGACGTTTTTTCTAATATGTGATGCTTTGTATTTTGATTTATTGTAGCGATTTTGAAAATGGTCGAAGAACTTTCATTGAAAAGATAACtaagtatattaaaaataaatatcccACTAATGTcctttatgaaaaataaattatatattgtcaTCTCATACAAAATCATTATACTAAACTGGAATACAGAGTATCACATGTCAATAGAAGACTAAAAGAGTCTTACTAACACATTTTTATGTGAAaaatgatttgaattttgaaactaTTGAATCTCCCTCTAAAAATCTCCCAATTTAAGACTTTACTTCTCTTGTGATCTCACAAataatttcttaattaatattttaacctttttttttttcatttttcatgtgGAAATGAATGAAATTTTGCGAATcataatcacttttgaacctaacCACATGTTACTTAGTATCTAAGTTGACATGTTCTACCACACTTGCCCATGGAGAAATAGTTCTTATAATCACTTCTTTTATTGttcattttgtttcttgcttttaagtGTTCTATTGCTGACATTCATGTGGAGGTACAATCCTCAAATATAGAGTACTTAAGATTTTCACCCAAATATTAAAGCCACAAAAAGTACATATCCACTTAACAAGAAAAATATTATAATCAAAGCTCTTTGTCAGCATCATTATATGAAAGGATATAGGAAAGTGCAAAAACAACAGAGTTTTAATTTCCTTCAAGGTAAAGAGATTAGTTATTTACTTTGATTGGAATGGATCTAAGGGGTTTACACTTTCTTAATGTTATTCCAAATTCTTCTTCCTTATCAATATCCTCAGCTTTTGAATCATTTTCAAGCTTCCAATCAAAACAATTAACCAGTGAACCTAACATCAAGAACAAAATCCTCATAGCATATGTTAAACCAGGACATATTCTTCTACCAGCACCAAATGGTATCAACTCAAAATGCCTCCCTCTAACATCAGTTTCTAATCCCAAGAACCTCTCTGGTGAGAACAAATTTGTGTCATTCTTCCATACATTTGAATCCCTTCCAATAGCATAAACATTGATTAGCACTTGTGAACCTTTTGGTATGGTATAGCCATTGATTTCTACATCAGTGTCAGCTTTTCTTGGGATCAAAAAAGGCACTGAAGGGTGCAAACGAAATGTCTCTTTCAATATTGCTTGTAAATATGGTAATCTTGCTATGTCTGATTCCTCAACTTGGTTTCCCTTTCCAATTGTTTCTTCAAGCTCCCTTTTAGCCTTTGTCATAGTGTCTGGATTGCTGAGTAATTCAGTCATTGCCCATTCTAATGTAGATGTGATTGTATCTGTTCCAGCAACAAATAAGGTCTAGCAATGAAAATCCAAGTCACCAAGTAAGAAAATAAATTGTAAAATCAAAATATGTAAGTATACATCAATCACAATCATATATGATATAGCTGTAGTTGAATTGAGTAAAGAAAGTATGAGAAGAGAGCTTATACCAGCATTAAATGTTCAATATTTATTTTGTCCATCTCTTTGCTATTCTCTTGAGAAATGTTAAGAAGAGCTTCTAACATGTCCTTATTGGTGTCAGAACCTGTTTTCAGTATCAACTTCTTCCTTTGGTAAATCAAGTCATGGAAGATATCCAATAACTTCCCAGCATAAATGGTATTGTGTGCTTTAATTCTTTGTGGATCAACCATTCTCAAGGCTGGAAAATAATCAGCCAAGTTTGGTTTTCCACTCTCTTTGGTGATATTGGCAACTAAATCCTTGAACCGTGCAGCAGAACCTGAAGATTGAACCAAATCCATTGAAAAAATTGTGTTGGACAATAAATTTATTGTAGTCTTGAAAGCTGCTTCTCCAACATCCACTCCTTCACCAATTTGGCTACTTTGATGGATCTCCCCAAGGAGTTCTTGCACTTTCTTGCGACGCAAGTCTTGCCTCGCGTCAATAGTCTTGTTGGCGAATAACTGATTGTTGCATATCTTC
Coding sequences:
- the LOC112737226 gene encoding uncharacterized protein, whose protein sequence is MAKTTYAAGLLSAIAAAAGFSQSHTASYADGPFNFPFTNLPQQPPQPPPPSDGKSPPEAPPPPPKVRNDHPRTTSAGFDPEALERGVKALKEISSSPHGKKVFDVIKKQEETKQAELAAKVAEFKEMKAQHEIERQRIIYDEQKKLAQHQAQTKSQIAKYEDELARKRMQAENEYQRARNQELVKMQEESSIRQEQARRATEEQIQAQRRQTEREKAEIERETIRVRAMAEAEGRAHEAKLAEEVNRRMLVDRANAEREKWVAAINTTFEHIGGGLKAILTDQNKLVVAVGGVTALAAGVYTTREGARVIWGYVDRILGQPSLIRESSRGKYPWSGVFSRAMSSLSRRSDATSKNGNGFGDVILHPSLQKRIEQLSSATANTKAHQAPFRNMLFYGPPGTGKTMAARELARKSGLDYALMTGGDVAPLGSQAVTKIHQLFDWAKKSKKGLLLFIDEADAFLCERNKTYMSEAQRSALNALLFRTGDQSKDIVLALATNRPGDLDSAVADRIDEVLEFPLPGEGERFKLLKLYLDKYIAQAGSRKSGSIQSLFKGNPQKIEIKGLTDDIIKEAAAKTEGFSGREIAKLMASVQAAVYGSENCVLDPSLFREVVDYKVAEHQQRRKLAGADKASA
- the LOC112732661 gene encoding geraniol 8-hydroxylase-like translates to MDLVCFVMLLLLLTCTTLYSLHYLNVRRSKANYKLPPGPSPLPIIGNLHELGNKPHHSSAILAKIHGPIMTLKLGQLTTIVISSAEMAKMVLQTYDQFLSNRTVPEAARVHNHHIHSIAFMPMTPLWRSLRKICNNQLFANKTIDARQDLRRKKVQELLGEIHQSSQIGEGVDVGEAAFKTTINLLSNTIFSMDLVQSSGSAARFKDLVANITKESGKPNLADYFPALRMVDPQRIKAHNTIYAGKLLDIFHDLIYQRKKLILKTGSDTNKDMLEALLNISQENSKEMDKINIEHLMLTLFVAGTDTITSTLEWAMTELLSNPDTMTKAKRELEETIGKGNQVEESDIARLPYLQAILKETFRLHPSVPFLIPRKADTDVEINGYTIPKGSQVLINVYAIGRDSNVWKNDTNLFSPERFLGLETDVRGRHFELIPFGAGRRICPGLTYAMRILFLMLGSLVNCFDWKLENDSKAEDIDKEEEFGITLRKCKPLRSIPIKVNN